A part of Chitinimonas koreensis genomic DNA contains:
- a CDS encoding LysR family transcriptional regulator, producing MARAELNYKHLHYFWTVAHEGGVARAAERLDVSPQTISGQLSKLERDLGRALFRQEGRRLVLTEAGREALRLADEIFLLGERLQEVLADPELGQAARLVVGIADSVPKLVAWQLLSPLVESTPNLRLTCHEGEFDELVSALSRHKLDVVLSDRDLGPALQHRLRARRVAASPIGLFATGALRARHGADLRQAPLLLPSRRSSLRARLERWLESEGLRPPIVGEFDDSALLTTFGGNGAGFFPAATVLADMLAAQYGAELVRELPELSEDYYAVAPAARLANPLVARLMGMEAA from the coding sequence ATGGCCCGGGCCGAACTCAACTATAAGCACCTGCATTACTTCTGGACCGTGGCGCACGAGGGTGGGGTGGCGCGCGCGGCCGAACGGCTCGACGTCAGCCCGCAGACCATCAGCGGCCAGCTGTCCAAGCTCGAACGCGACCTCGGCCGCGCGCTGTTCCGCCAGGAAGGGCGGCGGCTGGTGCTGACCGAGGCCGGCCGCGAGGCGCTGCGGCTGGCCGACGAGATCTTCCTGCTCGGCGAGCGGCTGCAGGAGGTGCTGGCCGATCCCGAGCTCGGCCAGGCCGCGCGGCTGGTGGTCGGCATCGCCGATTCGGTGCCCAAGCTGGTGGCCTGGCAGCTGCTGTCGCCGCTGGTCGAATCGACGCCGAACCTGCGGCTGACCTGCCATGAAGGCGAATTCGACGAACTGGTGTCGGCGCTGTCGCGCCACAAGCTCGACGTGGTGCTGTCCGACCGCGATCTCGGCCCGGCCTTGCAGCACCGGCTGCGGGCGCGGCGGGTGGCGGCCAGCCCGATCGGCCTGTTCGCCACCGGCGCGCTGCGCGCGCGCCACGGCGCCGACCTGCGCCAGGCGCCGCTGCTGCTGCCGAGCCGGCGCAGCTCGCTGCGCGCGCGGCTGGAGCGCTGGCTGGAAAGCGAAGGGCTGCGGCCGCCGATCGTCGGCGAATTCGACGACAGCGCCTTGCTCACCACCTTCGGCGGCAACGGCGCCGGCTTCTTCCCGGCCGCCACGGTGCTGGCCGACATGCTGGCGGCGCAATACGGCGCCGAGTTGGTGCGCGAGCTGCCCGAGCTGAGCGAGGACTACTACGCGGTGGCGCCGGCGGCGCGGCTGGCCAATCCGCTGGTGGCGCGGCTGATGGGGATGGAGGCGGCTTAG
- the htpX gene encoding protease HtpX — protein MKRIVLFLLTNLAVMLVLSISARLLGVDRFLTANGMNFGMLLAFSALIGFGGSFISLLMSKTMAKWSTGAQVITQPRNADEAWLVSTVQQLATRANLPMPEVAIYEGAPNAFATGASKSSSLVAVSTGLLQTMRRREVEAVLAHEVAHIANGDMVTLTLIQGVVNTFVVFLSRVAGYLVDSFLRRNDEESSGPGIGYMIASFVFEIVFGILASVIVMWFSRQREFRADAGAARLLGNPAPMIDALQVLGGREAGELPKNMAASGINGRGLASWFSSHPPIEARIAALRQAAR, from the coding sequence ATGAAACGCATCGTCTTGTTCCTGTTGACCAACCTGGCCGTGATGCTGGTGCTGTCGATCAGCGCCCGCCTGCTGGGCGTCGACCGCTTCCTCACCGCCAATGGCATGAACTTCGGCATGCTGCTGGCCTTCTCCGCGCTGATCGGCTTCGGCGGTTCCTTCATTTCGCTGCTGATGTCCAAGACCATGGCGAAGTGGAGCACCGGCGCCCAGGTCATCACCCAGCCGCGCAATGCCGACGAGGCCTGGCTGGTGTCGACCGTGCAGCAGCTGGCCACCCGCGCCAACCTGCCGATGCCCGAGGTCGCCATCTACGAGGGCGCGCCGAACGCCTTCGCCACCGGCGCCAGCAAGTCCAGCTCGCTGGTCGCCGTCTCGACCGGCCTGCTGCAGACCATGCGCCGGCGCGAGGTCGAGGCGGTGCTGGCGCACGAGGTGGCCCACATCGCCAACGGCGACATGGTGACGCTGACGCTGATCCAGGGCGTGGTGAACACCTTCGTGGTGTTCCTGTCGCGCGTGGCCGGCTACCTGGTCGACAGCTTCCTGCGCCGCAACGACGAGGAAAGCAGCGGCCCCGGCATCGGCTACATGATCGCCAGCTTCGTGTTCGAGATCGTGTTCGGCATCCTGGCCAGCGTGATCGTGATGTGGTTCTCGCGCCAGCGCGAATTCCGCGCCGACGCCGGCGCCGCCCGCCTCTTGGGCAACCCGGCGCCGATGATCGACGCGCTGCAGGTGCTCGGCGGCCGCGAGGCGGGCGAACTGCCGAAGAACATGGCCGCCTCGGGCATCAACGGCCGCGGCCTGGCCAGCTGGTTCAGCAGCCACCCGCCGATCGAGGCGCGCATCGCCGCGCTGCGCCAGGCGGCGCGCTGA
- a CDS encoding TerC family protein produces MNVSLWMWGLFAAVVVILLVLDLGVLNRKDHEIGVKESLKLSAFYISAGLLFGGWVWYALGAQAGMDYLTGFLVEKSLSMDNVFVISLIFTYFAVPRLYQHRVLFWGILGAIVMRGAMIGLGAALIHQFMWVLYLFGAFLVFTGVKMLFMKDDETDLADNRMLAWLRGHLRVTPEFHGKHFLVRADHPKQPGRQVWWATPMLLALIMVELTDLIFAVDSVPAIFAITTDTFIVFTSNIFAILGLRALYFALAAMVHRFHYLKYALAVVLVFIGVKIFLVNLAIKIPSPVSLGVTFGLLAAGVGYSLWKTRGEPIPEAGR; encoded by the coding sequence ATGAACGTTTCACTCTGGATGTGGGGCCTCTTCGCCGCCGTGGTGGTGATCCTGCTGGTGCTCGACCTCGGCGTGCTCAACCGCAAGGACCACGAGATCGGCGTCAAGGAGAGCCTCAAGCTGTCGGCCTTCTACATCAGCGCCGGCCTCCTGTTCGGCGGCTGGGTCTGGTACGCGCTCGGCGCCCAGGCCGGCATGGACTACCTGACCGGCTTCCTGGTCGAGAAGAGCCTGTCGATGGACAACGTGTTCGTCATCAGCCTGATCTTCACCTACTTCGCCGTGCCGCGGCTCTACCAGCACCGCGTGCTGTTCTGGGGCATCCTCGGCGCCATCGTGATGCGCGGCGCGATGATCGGCCTCGGCGCCGCGCTGATCCACCAGTTCATGTGGGTGCTCTACCTGTTCGGCGCTTTCCTGGTGTTCACCGGCGTGAAGATGCTGTTCATGAAGGACGACGAGACCGACCTGGCCGACAACCGCATGCTGGCCTGGCTGCGCGGCCACCTGCGCGTCACGCCCGAGTTCCACGGCAAGCACTTCCTGGTCCGCGCCGACCATCCCAAGCAGCCCGGCCGCCAGGTCTGGTGGGCCACGCCGATGCTGCTGGCGCTGATCATGGTCGAGCTGACCGACCTGATCTTCGCGGTCGACAGCGTGCCGGCGATCTTCGCCATCACCACCGACACCTTCATCGTGTTCACCTCGAACATCTTCGCCATCCTCGGCCTGCGCGCGCTGTACTTCGCGCTGGCGGCCATGGTGCACCGCTTCCACTACCTCAAGTACGCGCTGGCGGTGGTGCTGGTGTTCATCGGCGTGAAGATCTTCCTGGTCAACCTGGCGATCAAGATTCCCTCGCCGGTCTCGCTCGGCGTGACCTTCGGCCTCCTGGCCGCCGGCGTCGGCTACTCGCTGTGGAAGACGCGCGGCGAGCCGATCCCGGAGGCCGGCCGCTGA
- a CDS encoding glutaredoxin family protein has translation MKSALLIALLLAAPFGFAAKVYQWKDANGNVIFSDQPPPGQQVKEKDVKANVITTSGGNFITREAMRKNPITLWSNNCGEPCDNARALLGKRGVPYALRNPQASTGDYDQLKKLAGDVVVPVLQVGDTALKGFQDTSWAAALDQAGYPKTADPTIRQPAGK, from the coding sequence ATGAAGTCCGCCCTGCTCATCGCCCTGCTACTGGCCGCCCCGTTCGGCTTCGCCGCCAAGGTCTACCAATGGAAGGACGCCAACGGCAACGTGATCTTTTCCGACCAGCCGCCGCCCGGCCAGCAGGTCAAGGAGAAGGACGTGAAGGCCAACGTGATCACCACCAGCGGCGGCAACTTCATCACCCGCGAGGCGATGCGCAAGAACCCGATCACGCTGTGGAGCAACAACTGCGGCGAACCCTGCGACAATGCGCGCGCATTGCTGGGCAAGCGCGGCGTGCCCTACGCGCTGCGCAATCCGCAGGCCAGCACCGGCGACTACGACCAGCTCAAGAAGCTGGCCGGCGACGTGGTGGTGCCGGTGCTGCAGGTCGGCGACACGGCGCTCAAGGGCTTCCAGGACACCAGCTGGGCGGCGGCGCTCGACCAGGCCGGCTACCCCAAGACGGCCGATCCGACCATCAGGCAGCCAGCGGGCAAGTAA
- a CDS encoding Rossmann-like and DUF2520 domain-containing protein gives MPLPTFNLIGPGRLGRTLARLWHDAGLLAVARLVGRDAHGIAAARDFIGAGSPATLDALEPADFTLIATPDDALAATAAALAAGGAVRPGDVVFHCSGALPSEALAPVRAAGGLVASVHPLKSFADPARAIADFAGTRCGCEGDAAALARLAPLFDAIGAQRFALDPAGKTLYHAAAVLACNDLVALMDAALRCMAAAGVPRETAWPALRPLIDGTLANLDRLAPAEALTGPVARGDAATVARQLAATTVLDPAVGEAYRALGALALRLAAPTLPEGRADAVAQALGAAP, from the coding sequence ATGCCGCTTCCCACGTTCAACCTGATCGGCCCGGGCCGCCTGGGCCGCACGCTGGCCCGGCTCTGGCACGACGCCGGCCTGCTCGCCGTCGCCCGGCTGGTCGGCCGCGACGCGCACGGAATCGCCGCCGCGCGCGATTTCATCGGCGCGGGCAGTCCGGCCACGCTGGACGCGCTCGAGCCGGCCGACTTCACCCTGATCGCCACGCCCGACGACGCGCTGGCCGCCACCGCCGCGGCCCTGGCCGCCGGCGGCGCGGTCCGCCCCGGCGACGTGGTGTTCCATTGCAGCGGCGCACTGCCGAGCGAGGCGCTTGCCCCGGTCCGCGCCGCCGGCGGCCTGGTCGCCAGCGTGCATCCGCTCAAGTCCTTCGCCGATCCGGCCCGGGCGATCGCCGATTTCGCCGGCACCCGCTGCGGCTGCGAAGGCGACGCAGCGGCGCTGGCGCGGCTGGCCCCGCTGTTCGACGCGATCGGCGCGCAGCGCTTCGCGCTCGACCCGGCCGGCAAGACGCTCTATCACGCCGCCGCGGTGCTGGCCTGCAACGACCTGGTCGCGTTGATGGACGCCGCGCTGCGCTGCATGGCTGCCGCCGGCGTGCCGCGCGAGACCGCCTGGCCGGCGCTGCGGCCGTTGATCGACGGCACGCTGGCCAACCTCGACCGGCTCGCTCCGGCCGAGGCGCTGACCGGCCCGGTCGCGCGCGGCGACGCCGCCACCGTGGCGCGCCAACTGGCCGCGACCACCGTGCTCGATCCGGCCGTCGGCGAGGCCTACCGCGCGCTCGGCGCGCTGGCGCTGCGGCTGGCGGCGCCGACGCTGCCGGAAGGGCGCGCCGACGCCGTCGCGCAGGCGCTCGGAGCCGCGCCATGA
- the tsaA gene encoding tRNA (N6-threonylcarbamoyladenosine(37)-N6)-methyltransferase TrmO encodes MSGWTLQPIGLIESCFKEKFAIPRQPGLVPSAEATLRLLPPYDSAETVRGLEAFSHVWLVFVFHGTAAQGWRPTVRPPKLGGNRRVGVFATRSSFRPNPIGLSVARLAGIDLDGGVRIRLDGADLLDGTPVLDLKPYLGYADAIAEAGNGYADDGSAPLAVAFSAEAEIALARQAGRLPRLRALIAEVLAQDPRPGYADDPAREYGMRLYDLEVKWRCDGRLATVTRIEAAA; translated from the coding sequence ATGAGCGGCTGGACGCTGCAGCCGATCGGCCTGATCGAAAGCTGCTTCAAGGAAAAATTCGCCATCCCGCGCCAGCCCGGCCTGGTGCCGTCGGCCGAGGCCACGCTGCGGCTGCTGCCGCCCTATGACAGCGCCGAGACGGTGCGCGGGCTGGAGGCCTTCAGCCATGTCTGGCTGGTGTTCGTGTTCCACGGAACCGCGGCGCAGGGCTGGCGGCCGACCGTGCGGCCGCCCAAGCTCGGCGGCAACCGCCGCGTCGGCGTGTTCGCCACCCGTTCGAGCTTCCGGCCCAATCCGATCGGGCTGTCGGTGGCGCGGCTGGCCGGCATCGATCTGGACGGCGGCGTGCGCATCCGGCTCGACGGCGCCGACCTGCTCGACGGCACGCCGGTGCTCGATCTCAAGCCCTACCTCGGCTACGCCGACGCGATCGCGGAGGCCGGCAACGGCTATGCCGACGACGGCAGCGCGCCGCTGGCGGTGGCCTTTTCGGCGGAAGCCGAGATCGCCCTCGCCCGCCAGGCCGGCCGGCTGCCTCGGCTGCGTGCGCTGATCGCCGAGGTGCTGGCGCAGGACCCGCGCCCGGGCTACGCCGACGATCCGGCGCGCGAATACGGCATGCGGCTGTACGACCTCGAGGTGAAATGGCGCTGCGACGGCCGGCTGGCCACCGTGACGCGCATCGAGGCGGCCGCATGA
- the recG gene encoding ATP-dependent DNA helicase RecG, which translates to MRPDFALLPKPIASRLAKLGLKRPFDLVLHLPLRYEDETHLFRIVDAPLGAPVLVEGQVLHAEVTFKPRRQLVARVADDSGELNVRLINFYPNQQQQLAAGRRVRLLGEIRRGFFGDEMVHPKVRSVGNGAALAEALTPVYPTVNGLAQPALRRLIEQALDSCELSDTLPPALLHDLGLMAFGPAVRLLHHPTPDIAQRDLSERTHVAWLRLKFDELLAQQLSMRLAYRRRRDQTAPVLRPAGALAARLVAGLPFGLTGAQTKVLAEIRRDLASPHPMQRLLQGDVGAGKTIVAALAALDAIEAGYQVALMAPTEILAEQHYKKLSAWLAPLGVAVEWVAGSLGKKQKEAAIGRVERGEARLAIGTHALFQDAVAFERLGLAIVDEQHRFGVHQRLALRQKAGGTAAEGGEAADAAAPNRVEPHMLMMSATPIPRTLAMSFYADLDVSVIDELPPGRTPIKTRLVNDARREEMIEFVRKVCSEGRQCYWVCPLIEESEALQLQTAIDTHAQLGEALPEYRVGLVHGRLKPAEKAEIMAAFARNELQALVATTVIEVGVDVPNATLMVIEHAERMGLAQLHQLRGRVGRGALESSCVLLYSAPLGDLAKQRLKVIFETTDGFLIAREDLRIRGPGEILGARQSGVPMLRFADLERDAALLERARDVAAELLERAPQVVDAHLERWLAGREELLKT; encoded by the coding sequence ATGAGGCCCGACTTCGCCCTGCTGCCCAAGCCGATCGCCAGCCGGCTGGCCAAGCTCGGCCTCAAGCGGCCGTTCGACCTGGTGCTGCACCTGCCGCTGCGCTACGAGGACGAGACCCACCTGTTCCGCATCGTCGATGCGCCGCTCGGCGCGCCGGTGCTGGTCGAGGGCCAGGTGCTGCACGCCGAGGTGACCTTCAAGCCGCGCCGCCAGCTGGTCGCCCGGGTCGCCGACGACTCGGGCGAGCTCAACGTGCGGCTGATCAACTTCTATCCGAACCAGCAGCAGCAACTGGCCGCCGGCCGCCGCGTGCGGCTCTTGGGCGAGATCCGCCGCGGCTTCTTCGGCGACGAGATGGTGCACCCCAAGGTGCGCAGCGTCGGCAACGGCGCCGCGCTGGCCGAGGCGCTGACACCGGTCTACCCGACCGTCAACGGCCTGGCCCAGCCAGCGCTGCGGCGGCTGATCGAGCAGGCGCTGGACAGCTGCGAGCTGAGCGACACGCTGCCGCCGGCGCTGCTGCACGACCTCGGCCTGATGGCCTTCGGCCCGGCGGTGCGGCTGCTGCACCACCCGACGCCCGACATCGCCCAGCGCGACCTGAGCGAGCGCACCCACGTCGCCTGGCTGCGGTTGAAGTTCGACGAGCTGCTGGCGCAGCAGCTGTCGATGCGGCTGGCCTACCGCCGCCGGCGCGACCAGACCGCGCCGGTGCTGCGGCCGGCCGGCGCGCTGGCGGCCCGGCTGGTGGCCGGCCTGCCGTTCGGCCTGACCGGCGCCCAGACCAAGGTGCTGGCCGAGATCCGCCGCGACCTGGCCTCGCCGCACCCGATGCAACGCCTGCTGCAGGGCGACGTCGGCGCCGGCAAGACCATCGTGGCGGCGCTGGCCGCGCTCGACGCGATCGAGGCCGGCTACCAGGTGGCGCTGATGGCGCCGACCGAGATCCTGGCCGAGCAGCACTACAAGAAACTGTCGGCCTGGCTGGCGCCATTGGGCGTCGCGGTCGAATGGGTGGCCGGTTCGCTCGGCAAGAAGCAGAAGGAAGCCGCCATCGGCCGGGTCGAGCGCGGCGAGGCGCGGCTGGCGATCGGCACCCATGCGCTGTTCCAGGATGCAGTGGCGTTCGAGCGGCTCGGCCTCGCCATCGTCGACGAGCAGCACCGCTTCGGCGTGCACCAGCGGCTGGCGCTGCGGCAGAAGGCGGGCGGCACGGCGGCCGAGGGCGGCGAAGCGGCCGACGCGGCGGCGCCCAACCGCGTCGAGCCGCACATGCTGATGATGTCGGCCACGCCGATCCCGCGCACGCTGGCGATGAGCTTCTACGCCGACCTCGACGTCAGCGTGATCGACGAGCTGCCGCCGGGCCGCACGCCGATCAAGACCCGGCTGGTCAACGACGCGCGGCGCGAGGAGATGATCGAGTTCGTCCGCAAGGTCTGCAGCGAGGGCCGGCAGTGCTACTGGGTCTGCCCGCTGATCGAGGAATCGGAGGCGCTGCAGCTGCAGACCGCGATCGACACCCATGCCCAGCTCGGCGAGGCGCTGCCCGAATACCGGGTCGGCCTGGTGCACGGCCGGCTCAAGCCGGCCGAGAAGGCCGAGATCATGGCCGCCTTCGCCCGCAACGAGCTGCAGGCGCTGGTCGCCACCACGGTGATCGAGGTCGGCGTCGACGTGCCCAACGCCACGCTGATGGTGATCGAGCACGCCGAGCGCATGGGCCTGGCGCAGTTGCACCAGCTGCGCGGCCGGGTCGGCCGCGGCGCGCTCGAATCGAGCTGCGTGCTGCTGTACTCGGCGCCGCTGGGCGACCTGGCCAAGCAGCGGCTCAAGGTGATCTTCGAGACCACCGACGGCTTCCTGATCGCGCGCGAGGATCTGCGCATCCGCGGTCCCGGCGAGATCCTCGGCGCGCGCCAGTCGGGCGTGCCGATGCTGCGCTTCGCCGACCTCGAGCGCGACGCCGCCCTGCTCGAGCGCGCGCGCGACGTGGCGGCCGAGCTGCTCGAACGCGCGCCGCAGGTGGTCGACGCCCATCTCGAACGCTGGCTGGCCGGCCGCGAGGAATTGCTCAAGACCTGA
- a CDS encoding substrate-binding periplasmic protein, with protein sequence MLARLLIACLLLLPLAHADAPLRIGTLAIAPYGYLDASGEPDGALYRLANRIAEQAGQPYENALYPTARLYAMLERRRLDLAMSSRDLTKDMGLVQLARVWQLEGQILYRKALPIQPTQATDFRPYLVGRLNGTCPPLQRAGVPLYTVGDLAQGLRMLAVGRIQGLCGDAGALGQALRSEPAAAQQLAPPLVFLRADVHLYANPELPAARQNLLREAALQLARSGETARLMAGYLGADSPYPREKP encoded by the coding sequence ATGCTCGCCCGACTGCTGATCGCCTGCCTCCTGCTGCTTCCGCTCGCGCACGCCGATGCGCCGCTGCGGATCGGCACCCTGGCGATCGCGCCCTACGGCTACCTCGATGCCTCCGGCGAACCCGACGGCGCGCTCTACCGACTGGCCAACCGCATCGCCGAGCAGGCCGGCCAACCCTACGAAAACGCGCTTTACCCGACCGCCCGGCTCTACGCCATGCTCGAACGCCGCCGGCTCGACCTGGCGATGTCGAGTCGCGACCTGACGAAGGACATGGGCCTGGTGCAACTGGCACGGGTCTGGCAACTTGAGGGTCAGATCCTCTATCGCAAGGCCCTGCCGATCCAACCGACTCAGGCAACCGATTTCCGCCCCTACCTGGTCGGCCGGCTCAACGGCACCTGCCCGCCCTTGCAACGGGCCGGCGTCCCCCTCTATACCGTCGGCGACCTGGCCCAGGGCCTGCGCATGCTGGCCGTCGGCCGCATCCAGGGCCTGTGCGGCGACGCCGGCGCGCTGGGCCAGGCGTTGCGCAGCGAGCCCGCGGCCGCGCAGCAACTGGCGCCGCCGCTGGTGTTCCTGCGCGCCGACGTCCACCTCTATGCCAACCCCGAGCTGCCCGCCGCACGGCAGAACCTGCTGCGCGAGGCGGCCCTGCAGCTCGCCCGCAGCGGCGAGACGGCCCGGCTGATGGCCGGCTACCTGGGCGCCGACAGCCCCTATCCGAGGGAGAAACCATGA
- a CDS encoding NUDIX hydrolase, giving the protein MNELLQRIAGWRERVPRFTSQGLVPWTVDALPAGWVRPDLAARMLDSALFEQTSGGLALADHLGGPLGRSRALQAFAETLRADGWIDGWRDEAYDWLDDWGRVRFSLERAAFRTLGLCSRAVHVNGYRDDDTLWIGRRAAHKAVDPGRLDNLAAGGIASGETPEDTLVRELAEEAGVPGWLAALARPAQIVRTTRLEPEGVHDELLYCFDLPLPPDFVPANIDGEVAGFEPMKLAEAAARLDEMTWDAATVTVGWIERWLDGEV; this is encoded by the coding sequence ATGAACGAGCTGCTGCAGCGCATCGCCGGCTGGCGCGAACGCGTCCCGCGCTTCACTTCGCAGGGCCTGGTGCCCTGGACCGTCGACGCACTGCCGGCCGGCTGGGTGCGGCCCGACCTCGCCGCGCGCATGCTCGACAGCGCGCTGTTCGAGCAGACCTCGGGCGGACTGGCGCTGGCCGACCACCTCGGCGGCCCGCTCGGACGCAGCCGCGCGCTGCAGGCCTTCGCCGAAACGCTGCGCGCCGACGGCTGGATCGACGGCTGGCGCGACGAGGCCTACGACTGGCTCGACGACTGGGGCCGCGTGCGCTTCAGCCTCGAACGCGCCGCCTTCCGCACGCTGGGCCTGTGCAGCCGCGCGGTCCACGTCAACGGCTACCGCGACGACGACACGCTGTGGATCGGCCGCCGCGCCGCCCACAAGGCGGTCGATCCCGGCCGGCTCGACAACCTGGCCGCGGGCGGCATCGCCAGCGGCGAGACGCCCGAGGACACGCTGGTGCGCGAACTGGCCGAGGAAGCCGGCGTGCCGGGCTGGCTGGCGGCGCTGGCGCGGCCGGCGCAGATCGTGCGCACCACCCGGCTCGAACCGGAAGGCGTCCACGACGAACTGCTGTATTGCTTCGACCTGCCGTTGCCGCCCGACTTCGTGCCGGCCAACATCGACGGCGAGGTGGCCGGCTTCGAGCCGATGAAGCTGGCGGAGGCCGCGGCACGGCTCGACGAGATGACCTGGGACGCGGCGACGGTGACGGTGGGATGGATCGAGCGTTGGCTGGATGGGGAGGTGTGA
- the xseA gene encoding exodeoxyribonuclease VII large subunit, giving the protein MSSPTPVWSVAELNRAVKGLLERELPILWVSGEISNLTVAASGHCYFSLKDASAQVRCVMFRNRAALLPFRPREGLKVEARAQVSLYEARGDYQLNIEAMRPAGLGALYEAFEKLKQRLAAEGLFEAARKRPLPPLPRAIGIVTSPKAAALRDVLSTLRRRAPGIPLVLYPTPVQGEGAAETVAAMIGRANARAEVDVLIVCRGGGSIEDLWAFNEEVVARAIAASALPVVSGVGHETDFTIADFVADLRAPTPTAAAELVVPDQAAHRLALAQAAQRLQRDFRRLIEGRMQKLDFLSRRLVHPGERLRGQAERLAQADLALRRAQARLLEAKRWRLLGLAQRHGHRRPDPALLARRLDELGLRLARAVQRGGERRGARLDGLAGRLAALNPEAVLARGYSLVETADGHVVRDAAELRSGQRLRLKFARGEAGAVVSEAPVEQGTLF; this is encoded by the coding sequence ATGTCAAGCCCGACCCCGGTGTGGTCGGTTGCCGAATTGAACCGCGCCGTCAAGGGCCTGCTCGAGCGCGAGCTGCCGATCCTGTGGGTGAGCGGCGAGATATCGAACCTCACCGTGGCGGCCAGCGGCCATTGTTATTTCTCGCTCAAGGATGCGAGCGCGCAGGTGCGCTGCGTGATGTTCCGCAACCGCGCCGCGCTGCTGCCGTTCCGGCCGCGCGAGGGCCTCAAGGTCGAGGCGCGCGCCCAGGTGTCGCTCTATGAGGCGCGCGGCGACTACCAGCTCAATATCGAGGCGATGCGGCCGGCCGGGCTCGGCGCGCTGTACGAGGCGTTCGAGAAGCTCAAGCAGCGGCTGGCGGCCGAGGGCCTGTTCGAGGCGGCGCGCAAGCGCCCGCTGCCGCCTTTGCCGCGCGCGATCGGCATCGTCACCTCGCCCAAGGCGGCCGCGCTGCGCGACGTGCTGAGCACGCTGCGCCGCCGCGCGCCGGGCATTCCGCTGGTGCTCTACCCGACGCCGGTGCAGGGCGAGGGCGCGGCCGAGACGGTGGCGGCGATGATCGGCCGGGCCAATGCGCGCGCCGAGGTCGACGTGCTGATCGTCTGCCGCGGCGGCGGCAGCATCGAGGATCTGTGGGCCTTCAACGAGGAGGTCGTGGCGCGGGCGATCGCCGCCAGCGCGCTCCCGGTGGTCAGCGGGGTGGGCCACGAGACCGATTTCACCATCGCCGATTTCGTCGCCGACCTGCGCGCGCCGACGCCGACCGCGGCGGCCGAGCTGGTCGTGCCCGACCAGGCGGCGCACCGGCTGGCGCTGGCGCAGGCGGCGCAGCGGCTGCAGCGCGATTTCCGCCGGCTGATCGAAGGACGGATGCAGAAGCTCGATTTCCTGTCGCGCCGGCTGGTGCACCCGGGCGAGCGCTTGCGCGGCCAGGCGGAGCGGCTGGCGCAGGCCGACCTGGCGCTGCGCCGCGCCCAGGCGCGGCTGCTGGAAGCGAAGCGCTGGCGACTGCTCGGCCTGGCGCAGCGCCACGGCCATCGCCGGCCCGATCCGGCGCTGCTGGCGCGGCGGCTGGACGAACTCGGCCTGCGGCTGGCGCGCGCGGTGCAGCGCGGCGGCGAACGGCGCGGCGCCAGGCTCGACGGCCTGGCCGGCCGGCTGGCGGCCTTGAATCCGGAAGCGGTGCTGGCGCGCGGCTACAGCCTGGTCGAGACGGCCGACGGCCATGTGGTGCGCGATGCGGCGGAGTTGCGCAGCGGGCAGCGGCTGCGGTTGAAGTTCGCGCGGGGCGAGGCCGGCGCGGTGGTCAGCGAGGCGCCGGTGGAGCAGGGGACATTGTTCTAG
- a CDS encoding MotA/TolQ/ExbB proton channel family protein, with the protein MLAIIQAAGWPIYTIILASVIAVAIIIERLVSLRRSQVLPDGLLALTVQEYKQSGVTPDMLSRLQSNSPLGRVLAAGLKHVKSSREIMKEGIEETGRAVAHDLERFLTTLGTIATASPLLGLLGTVIGMIEIFGSQSPNGGGNPAALAHGISVALYNTAFGIIVAVPALVFYRHFRSSVDSLIVEMEQQAIKLVEVVHGERG; encoded by the coding sequence ATGCTCGCCATCATCCAGGCTGCAGGCTGGCCGATCTATACCATCATCCTGGCCTCCGTCATCGCGGTCGCCATCATCATCGAACGCCTGGTCAGCCTGCGCCGCTCGCAGGTGCTGCCCGACGGCCTGCTGGCGCTGACCGTGCAGGAATACAAGCAGAGCGGCGTCACGCCGGACATGCTGTCGCGCCTGCAATCGAACTCCCCGCTCGGCCGCGTGCTGGCCGCCGGCCTCAAGCACGTCAAGAGCTCGCGCGAGATCATGAAGGAAGGCATCGAGGAGACCGGCCGCGCCGTGGCCCATGACCTCGAGCGCTTCCTGACCACGCTCGGCACCATCGCCACCGCCTCGCCGCTGCTGGGCCTCTTGGGCACCGTGATCGGCATGATCGAGATCTTCGGCTCACAGTCGCCCAACGGCGGCGGCAACCCGGCCGCGCTGGCGCACGGCATCTCGGTCGCGCTCTACAACACCGCTTTCGGCATCATCGTCGCGGTGCCGGCGCTGGTGTTCTACCGCCACTTCCGTTCCAGCGTCGACAGCCTGATCGTCGAGATGGAGCAACAGGCGATCAAGCTGGTCGAAGTCGTCCACGGCGAGCGGGGCTGA